Genomic segment of Microbacterium hydrocarbonoxydans:
CGCGAAGCGGCTTGAGGTGTCATATGAAGGGGAGGTGTCTCTGTTCGGGTGGCACCTGTTGTCGCTATGTGGGGCGCGAAGCGGCTTGAGGTGTCATATGAAGGGGAGGCGTCTCATCAAGGGGTGGCGTCTCTGTTCGGGTGGCACCTGTTGTCGCTATGAGGGGCGTGAAGCGGCAAGAGGTGTCACATGAAGGGGAGGCGTCTCATCAAGGGGGTGGCCTCTCTGTTCGGATGGCACCTGTTGTCGCTATGTGGGGCATGAAGCGGCATGAGGTGTCATATGAAGGGGAGGTGTCTCTGTTCGGATGGCACCTGTTGTCGCTATGTGGGGCGCGAAGCGGCATGAGGTGTCATATGAAAAAGGGGGGGACCTCGTGAAAGGAAGGGGGAACCCATGGCAGGGGCGAGCCCGTGAGGGCGGGCGCTCAGGCCGGGCTCGCTCAGCGGGGGAGGCGCGGGACCGCGTCGACCAGCGCACGCGTGTACGGGTCCCGCGGCGCGTGCAGCACGGATGGCGTGGCGCCCTGCTCCACGACGCGACCGTTCTGCAGCACGACCGTTCTGTCGCACGCTGCAGCGATCGCGGTCAGATCGTGAGACACCATCACCAGCGACAGCCCGTTCTCGCGACGCAGGCGGTCGAGCAACTCGAGCACCTGCACGCGGGTCGTGACGTCGAGCGCACTGACCGGCTCGTCGGCGAGCAGCACCCGCGGGCGCGAGACCACGGCGCGGGCGATCGCGATGCGCTGGCGCTGTCCGCCCGAGAACTCGTGCGGATAGCGGCGCGCGGTGTCGGCGGGCAGGCCGACCGAGTCCAGCGCCTCGGCGATGCGGCGCTGGGCATCCGCGCCGGATGCCAGTCGCAGCGAGCGCAGCGGCTCTCCGATGATGCGGTCGATGCGCTGTCGGGGGTCGAGCGAAGAATACGGGTCTTGGAAGACCGGCTGCACGCTCGCGCGGAAGCGGCGCATCTGGGCGCCGTCGCGTAGCGAGAAGGGCGCACCGTCGAACAAGACCTGCCCCTCGCGCGGTGTCGAGAGGCCGAGCAGCAGGCGCAGGATCGTCGACTTGCCGGCACCCGATTCGCCGACCAGCCCGAGCGAATCGCCCTCGTCGAGGCTCAGCGACACGTCGTCGAGCACCCGACGCGATCCGTAGGCGAAGCCGGCGCCGCGCAGTTCGAGAAGGCTCACGCGTCGGCCTCCCTCGCATCGAGGAACTCATCGAGCGCGCGGGCGCTGTCGACCAGCATCCGCGTGTACGGCTCCGCCGGGTGCCGCAGCACCTGAGCGACCGCGCCCTCCTCCACGACGAGTCCGTTGCGCAGCACGACGATGCGGTCGACCATGCGCGACACCACGGCCAGGTCGTGGCTGATGAACAGCAGCGCCATGCCGCGCTCGGCGACGAGCCGCTCGAGCAGGGAGAGCACCGCATCCTGCACCGTGACATCGAGGGCTGTCGTCGGCTCGTCGGCGATGAGCAGCTGCGGCCGGGCGGCGAGGGCTATCGCGATGGCGACGCGCTGTCGCTGGCCACCCGACAGCTCATGCGGATAGGCGCGTGCGATCCGCGGTTCGGTCAGAGCAACCTCGTCGAGTGCCGCCGCGACGGCTGAACGCA
This window contains:
- a CDS encoding ATP-binding cassette domain-containing protein: MSLLELRGAGFAYGSRRVLDDVSLSLDEGDSLGLVGESGAGKSTILRLLLGLSTPREGQVLFDGAPFSLRDGAQMRRFRASVQPVFQDPYSSLDPRQRIDRIIGEPLRSLRLASGADAQRRIAEALDSVGLPADTARRYPHEFSGGQRQRIAIARAVVSRPRVLLADEPVSALDVTTRVQVLELLDRLRRENGLSLVMVSHDLTAIAAACDRTVVLQNGRVVEQGATPSVLHAPRDPYTRALVDAVPRLPR
- a CDS encoding ABC transporter ATP-binding protein — encoded protein: MSILDVSRLTVRSGSGALVRDVSFSLGTGERLGLIGESGSGKSLTSLAVTGLLPDSLAASGSVLLDGHQVVGAQDAEVRPLRGPVAQIVFQEPLTALDPLMRVERQIAEPLRRHLALRGAALRSAVAAALDEVALTEPRIARAYPHELSGGQRQRVAIAIALAARPQLLIADEPTTALDVTVQDAVLSLLERLVAERGMALLFISHDLAVVSRMVDRIVVLRNGLVVEEGAVAQVLRHPAEPYTRMLVDSARALDEFLDAREADA